In Streptomyces sp. NBC_00414, a single window of DNA contains:
- a CDS encoding transposase, translated as MEIISPYDGEAHYSQQLTASGKKEWIGYRDHQSETCGDGPHVIVQVTTRPAPEQDIDALEQIHRDLVRQGFTDPEHFVDAGYITPESIDRAAGTHGVVLTGPVRADPKAREHPGFTKADFTPDWDARTLTCPRGVTSHPWKATRGDGHERLSVLFPKPACRVCEARQECTGTTDDRARHIILLPQPLQEIQTRVRREQDTLQWRQHYAIRAGCEATVSETIHAHGLRHCRYRGMAKTHVQHVLTAAGTNIIRLSGHFPPGTSPPRQPIQATLPNPD; from the coding sequence ATGGAGATCATCTCTCCCTATGACGGCGAGGCTCACTACAGCCAGCAGCTGACCGCGTCGGGAAAGAAGGAGTGGATCGGCTATCGCGATCACCAGAGCGAAACCTGTGGTGATGGTCCGCACGTGATTGTGCAGGTCACCACCAGGCCGGCGCCCGAGCAGGACATCGACGCCCTCGAACAGATCCACCGGGACCTGGTCCGGCAGGGATTCACGGACCCGGAGCACTTCGTCGACGCCGGATACATCACTCCTGAATCCATCGACCGGGCCGCCGGCACCCACGGGGTGGTACTGACCGGCCCGGTTCGGGCCGACCCCAAGGCTCGTGAGCATCCCGGCTTCACCAAGGCCGACTTCACACCCGACTGGGACGCCCGCACCCTCACCTGCCCCCGGGGAGTGACCAGCCATCCCTGGAAGGCGACTCGGGGTGACGGGCATGAACGGCTGTCCGTGCTGTTCCCCAAGCCAGCCTGCCGGGTCTGCGAAGCCCGGCAGGAATGCACGGGCACCACCGACGACCGCGCCCGGCACATCATCTTGCTGCCCCAGCCCCTGCAGGAGATCCAGACACGGGTCCGACGCGAACAGGACACCCTCCAGTGGCGGCAGCACTATGCGATCCGGGCCGGCTGCGAAGCCACCGTCTCCGAAACCATCCACGCCCACGGACTACGGCACTGCCGCTACCGAGGCATGGCCAAGACGCACGTCCAGCACGTCCTGACCGCCGCCGGGACGAACATCATCCGCCTGAGCGGACACTTCCCGCCAGGCACCTCACCACCACGCCAGCCGATTCAAGCGACTCTGCCGAACCCTGACTAA
- a CDS encoding helix-turn-helix domain-containing protein: MPARLLSIPAVAAALDVDRRTVYRFIAAGDLPVVDLRTGTQRSRVRVPAAGLDEFIASRLVASPRARR, from the coding sequence ATGCCTGCCCGTTTGCTGTCCATCCCTGCCGTGGCTGCCGCCCTGGACGTCGACCGCCGCACCGTCTACCGCTTCATCGCCGCCGGGGACCTTCCCGTCGTCGACCTGCGCACCGGGACGCAACGCTCCCGCGTCCGTGTCCCCGCCGCAGGGCTGGATGAGTTCATCGCCAGCAGGCTGGTCGCTTCCCCGCGCGCCCGCCGGTGA
- a CDS encoding helix-turn-helix domain-containing protein yields the protein MPPRPLEIGPAGQAAAHAIERLRTTRGYSQRYLAARVTALGRPLTFTQLSRVERRVRRCDVDDLVAIAAALGVAPQALLGDAGTRHRADGGGI from the coding sequence ATGCCGCCACGCCCCCTCGAAATCGGCCCCGCCGGACAAGCCGCCGCACACGCCATAGAACGCCTGCGCACCACGCGCGGCTACTCGCAGCGCTACCTCGCCGCCCGCGTCACCGCCCTCGGCCGGCCCCTGACCTTCACCCAACTCTCCCGCGTGGAAAGACGAGTTCGCCGTTGCGACGTCGACGACCTCGTGGCCATCGCCGCCGCCCTCGGCGTGGCTCCCCAGGCACTCCTCGGCGATGCCGGTACGCGTCACCGGGCGGACGGCGGGGGAATATAG
- a CDS encoding ATP-binding protein, with protein MTDRLEAILTARGLDPTATAAPPPEEPVSALELADRRIPARYRGARADHPQITAWATQIARAGRPGPAGAPGISEGGSLLIVGPTGTGKTHQAYGAIRTLLHRGVRLRWEATTSADLHARLRPNSRTGHDSERELQTLARCPLLLLDDLGAAKTSEWTEELTYRLINHRYEHLLPTLITTNLPTAELRTTLGDRVASRLAEMTERVILTGPDRRREDPVSTNRYTPSL; from the coding sequence ATGACGGACCGCCTCGAAGCCATCCTCACCGCCCGCGGCCTCGACCCCACAGCCACAGCAGCACCACCGCCGGAGGAACCGGTCAGCGCCCTGGAACTGGCCGACAGACGCATCCCCGCCCGCTACCGCGGCGCCCGCGCCGACCACCCCCAGATCACCGCCTGGGCCACCCAGATCGCCCGAGCAGGACGCCCAGGACCAGCCGGAGCTCCCGGTATATCCGAGGGCGGCTCCCTGCTGATCGTCGGCCCCACCGGCACGGGCAAGACCCACCAGGCATACGGCGCCATCCGCACCCTCCTGCACCGAGGCGTCCGCCTGCGCTGGGAAGCCACCACCAGCGCCGACCTCCACGCCCGCCTGCGCCCCAACTCCCGCACCGGGCACGACAGCGAACGCGAGCTGCAGACCCTGGCCCGCTGCCCGCTGCTGCTCCTGGACGACCTCGGCGCGGCCAAGACCAGCGAGTGGACCGAGGAGCTGACCTACCGGCTCATCAACCACCGCTACGAGCACCTGCTCCCCACCCTCATCACCACCAACCTCCCCACCGCCGAACTCCGCACCACCCTCGGCGACCGCGTCGCCTCCCGCCTCGCCGAAATGACCGAACGCGTCATCCTCACCGGCCCCGACCGCCGCCGCGAGGACCCCGTCTCGACCAACCGATACACGCCATCCCTGTAG
- a CDS encoding STAS domain-containing protein gives MAAAAATPPEPIQKAGRHARGAPHKELSPITAPWPIRREECRVVRPRGELDLASRDAFAQLLRGTCRTTLDAWLIVDLTAVTFMDCTPLHELCTAQKRCAQAGRGLRLVYDQPAIGRLLAFSSLAAVFPRYASPDDAWSGQATTKPS, from the coding sequence GTGGCGGCGGCCGCCGCCACGCCACCAGAGCCCATCCAAAAGGCCGGCCGCCACGCCCGTGGCGCACCGCACAAGGAGCTGTCCCCCATCACCGCCCCCTGGCCCATCCGCCGCGAAGAGTGCCGCGTGGTGCGTCCCCGCGGAGAACTCGACCTCGCCAGTCGCGATGCCTTCGCACAGCTCCTGCGGGGAACCTGCCGCACCACCCTGGACGCCTGGCTCATCGTCGACCTCACCGCGGTGACCTTCATGGACTGCACCCCGCTGCACGAACTGTGCACCGCCCAAAAACGCTGCGCGCAGGCCGGCCGCGGCCTGCGCCTGGTCTACGACCAGCCCGCCATCGGCCGCCTCCTCGCCTTCAGCAGCCTGGCCGCCGTCTTCCCCCGCTACGCCAGCCCCGATGACGCCTGGTCAGGACAAGCAACCACCAAGCCCTCCTGA
- a CDS encoding MerR family transcriptional regulator, translating into MTADDSFGRLDDDDYPAYTMGRAADMLGTTPAFLRAIGDARLITPLRSEGGHRRYSRYQLRIAARARELVDHGTPVEAACRIIILEDQLEEAQRINAAYRRTAGAMTSAAAV; encoded by the coding sequence GTGACAGCAGACGATTCCTTCGGCCGTCTCGATGACGACGACTACCCCGCCTACACCATGGGCCGGGCCGCCGACATGCTCGGCACCACCCCCGCCTTCCTGCGCGCCATCGGAGATGCCCGGTTGATCACCCCGCTGCGTTCCGAGGGCGGTCACCGCCGCTACTCCCGCTACCAGCTGCGCATCGCCGCCCGCGCCCGGGAACTCGTCGATCACGGCACCCCGGTCGAGGCGGCCTGCCGCATCATCATCCTTGAGGACCAGCTCGAAGAAGCCCAGCGCATCAACGCCGCATACCGCCGTACCGCCGGAGCGATGACTTCCGCAGCCGCCGTCTGA
- a CDS encoding tyrosine-type recombinase/integrase — protein sequence MKSGRWQATVRNRTGDRFSESFPLKAQARAWGIELETQFARGAIRDPRAGEISFREWHDRWWNARIVEPHTLRGDASSIKNHVMPHWADWEMRAITRMDVQTWIRSLVNKGAGPAAIKRAYNLTSSIMRAAVDDDVIAVSPCRSIDLPPIAVKPPQWFTPDQAQSILDGLTPAWRTMCLLGFYTGLRWGELSGLHRHRIDVRRSRLFVVEVNTKSGIKEYPKSSKSRREVPLPPHVLEVFERHIHRLDRDAVVFTTITKGRSGRLLADSNWRRQTWWPAVEAAFYFGDDGELQLVPHYPPHSMRHTCASWLVQKGVSLYEVQHLLGHESFQTTQRYAHLQPDAHKAVLGAWKRMENPLTIIT from the coding sequence TTGAAGTCCGGCAGGTGGCAGGCGACCGTACGCAATCGGACCGGCGACCGGTTCAGCGAGTCCTTCCCCCTCAAAGCCCAGGCCCGCGCTTGGGGCATCGAGTTGGAGACCCAGTTCGCCCGCGGAGCCATACGCGACCCGCGGGCCGGCGAAATCTCGTTCCGAGAGTGGCACGACCGATGGTGGAACGCCCGCATCGTCGAACCACACACCCTGCGCGGCGACGCATCGAGCATCAAGAACCACGTCATGCCCCACTGGGCGGACTGGGAGATGAGGGCCATCACCCGCATGGACGTCCAGACTTGGATCCGCTCCCTGGTCAACAAGGGCGCGGGCCCTGCTGCGATCAAGCGGGCTTACAACCTGACGTCGTCGATCATGCGTGCGGCGGTCGACGACGATGTGATCGCGGTGAGCCCGTGCCGCAGCATCGACCTGCCGCCCATCGCGGTCAAACCGCCGCAGTGGTTCACGCCCGACCAGGCGCAGAGCATCCTCGACGGACTCACCCCCGCCTGGCGGACGATGTGCCTGCTCGGCTTCTACACCGGACTGCGCTGGGGAGAACTCTCCGGTCTGCACCGCCACCGCATCGACGTGCGCCGCTCGCGCCTGTTCGTGGTGGAGGTCAACACCAAAAGCGGCATCAAGGAATACCCCAAAAGTTCCAAGAGCCGCCGGGAGGTACCGCTCCCGCCCCATGTCCTGGAAGTGTTCGAACGCCACATCCACCGGCTCGACCGCGACGCGGTGGTGTTTACCACCATCACCAAGGGCCGCTCCGGGCGCCTGCTCGCCGACAGCAACTGGCGCCGGCAGACCTGGTGGCCCGCCGTCGAGGCCGCCTTCTACTTCGGCGACGACGGCGAGTTACAGCTCGTCCCGCACTACCCACCGCACTCCATGCGCCACACCTGCGCCTCGTGGCTCGTCCAGAAGGGAGTCTCGCTCTACGAGGTCCAACACCTCCTCGGACACGAGAGCTTCCAGACCACCCAGCGCTACGCCCACCTGCAGCCGGACGCCCACAAGGCCGTCCTCGGAGCCTGGAAACGTATGGAAAACCCGCTCACTATCATCACATGA
- a CDS encoding ANTAR domain-containing protein, producing the protein MRDALAKRPVIDRARGALTDLCSCSADDALEILMDISRHSATQLYDVAEALLTSVQGKPLPTPLQSHLAAAAARMRTRHHGHA; encoded by the coding sequence CTGCGGGACGCGCTCGCGAAACGGCCGGTCATCGACAGGGCCCGCGGAGCCCTGACAGACCTCTGCTCCTGCTCCGCGGACGACGCACTGGAAATCTTGATGGACATCTCCCGGCACTCCGCCACCCAGCTGTACGACGTCGCCGAAGCCCTCCTCACCAGCGTCCAGGGCAAGCCGCTGCCGACACCTCTGCAGAGCCACCTCGCCGCCGCGGCCGCCAGAATGCGCACACGCCACCACGGCCACGCATAG
- a CDS encoding transposase, producing the protein MLLVIFTRWSEVHDLVGVWIGAVCCAGLGGVVRAVGGVAAMSMGSGSGRTIPPLTVRMARASNPRGTVAMWVRDRLDELFADEHFADWYPVDGRRGLSLARLAMVSVLQYAENLTDRQAAEAVRCRMDWKYCLVRHDAPLFRAGAKGPRRWPVAAGR; encoded by the coding sequence ATGCTGTTGGTGATCTTCACCCGGTGGAGTGAAGTCCATGACCTGGTTGGCGTGTGGATCGGTGCGGTGTGCTGCGCTGGTCTGGGCGGGGTGGTTCGAGCGGTCGGAGGGGTGGCCGCGATGTCGATGGGTTCAGGTTCGGGGCGGACGATTCCGCCGTTGACGGTTCGGATGGCGCGGGCGAGCAATCCACGGGGCACAGTGGCCATGTGGGTGCGTGACCGGTTGGACGAGCTGTTCGCCGATGAGCACTTCGCCGACTGGTATCCGGTTGACGGGCGGCGGGGGTTGTCGCTGGCTCGGCTGGCGATGGTGTCGGTGTTGCAGTACGCGGAGAACCTCACGGACCGGCAGGCCGCCGAGGCGGTCCGCTGCCGGATGGACTGGAAGTACTGTCTGGTGCGCCACGATGCGCCGCTATTCCGGGCGGGGGCGAAAGGGCCCCGCCGCTGGCCTGTCGCAGCAGGCCGGTGA